Proteins from a genomic interval of Geodermatophilus obscurus DSM 43160:
- a CDS encoding sugar phosphate isomerase/epimerase family protein, giving the protein MPRPVTLFTGQWADLPFEEVARLASEWGYDGLEIACWGDHLDVERAAIDDAYVQERLALLDKYGLKVWAISNHLNGQAVCDDPIDERHRGMVHPRVWGDGDPEGVRQRAAEEMKTTARAAARLGVNTVVGFTGSKIWKTVAMFPPVPGSMVEDGYRDFADRWNPILDVFDEVGVRFAHEVHPSEIAYDYWTTVRTMEAIGHREAFGLNWDPSHFVWQDLDPVSFIWDFKDRIYHVDCKDAKKQVGNGRNGRMGSHLPWADPRRGWDFVSTGHGDVPWEACFRMLNTIGYDGPISVEWEDAGMDRLVGAPEALAFVRRLAFDPPAAAFDAAFASGN; this is encoded by the coding sequence ATGCCCCGTCCCGTCACCCTGTTCACCGGCCAGTGGGCCGACCTGCCGTTCGAGGAGGTGGCCCGGCTCGCCTCCGAGTGGGGCTACGACGGCCTGGAGATCGCCTGCTGGGGCGACCACCTCGACGTCGAGCGCGCCGCGATCGACGACGCGTACGTGCAGGAGCGCCTCGCCCTGCTCGACAAGTACGGCCTGAAGGTCTGGGCCATCTCCAACCACCTCAACGGCCAGGCCGTCTGCGACGACCCGATCGACGAGCGGCACCGCGGCATGGTGCACCCCCGCGTGTGGGGTGACGGCGACCCCGAGGGCGTCCGGCAGCGGGCCGCCGAGGAGATGAAGACGACCGCCCGCGCGGCGGCCAGGCTCGGCGTGAACACCGTCGTCGGCTTCACCGGGTCGAAGATCTGGAAGACCGTGGCGATGTTCCCGCCGGTCCCCGGGTCGATGGTCGAGGACGGCTACCGCGACTTCGCCGACCGGTGGAACCCGATCCTCGACGTCTTCGACGAGGTCGGAGTGCGGTTCGCGCACGAGGTGCACCCGTCGGAGATCGCCTACGACTACTGGACGACGGTCCGCACGATGGAGGCCATCGGCCACCGGGAGGCCTTCGGGCTGAACTGGGACCCCAGCCACTTCGTGTGGCAGGACCTCGACCCCGTCTCGTTCATCTGGGACTTCAAGGACCGGATCTACCACGTCGACTGCAAGGACGCGAAGAAGCAGGTCGGCAACGGGCGCAACGGCCGGATGGGTTCGCACCTGCCCTGGGCCGACCCGCGGCGCGGCTGGGACTTCGTCTCCACCGGCCACGGCGACGTCCCGTGGGAGGCCTGCTTCCGGATGCTCAACACCATCGGCTACGACGGGCCGATCTCGGTCGAGTGGGAGGACGCCGGCATGGACCGCCTGGTGGGCGCCCCCGAGGCGCTGGCGTTCGTGCGCCGGCTGGCCTTCGACCCGCCGGCGGCCGCCTTCGACGCGGCCTTCGCCAGCGGCAACTGA
- a CDS encoding Gfo/Idh/MocA family protein, giving the protein MTPTLGVGLIGYAFMGAAHSQAWRTAPHFFDLPLRPELTVLAGRDAVRVADAAGRLGWTSTETDWHRVLERDDVGLVDVCTPGDTHAEIAIAALEAGKHVLCEKPLANTVAEAEAMADAAARAAARGVRSMVGFTYRRVPAIGLARELVAQGRLGEIRHVRAQYLQDWIADPQAPMSWRLQKERAGSGALGDIGAHIVDLTQHVTGQRLTGVSALLETFVEERPLPAAEGSLSGVAGQGTGTVTVDDAAIFLGRFDGGALATFEATRFALGRKNAIRIEVNGSRGSLAFDFEDMNVLQFFDGDEPAATAGFRRILVTEPEHPYVGAWWPAGHGLGYEHGFTHQVVDLVTAIAKGEDPTPSFADGLQVQRVLDAVERSAAARSVWTEI; this is encoded by the coding sequence ATGACCCCGACCCTCGGCGTCGGCCTGATCGGCTACGCCTTCATGGGCGCTGCGCACTCCCAGGCCTGGCGCACCGCCCCCCACTTCTTCGACCTGCCGCTGCGTCCCGAGCTCACCGTGCTGGCCGGCCGGGACGCCGTCCGCGTCGCCGACGCCGCCGGACGGCTGGGCTGGACGTCGACCGAGACCGACTGGCACCGCGTGCTCGAGCGTGACGACGTCGGCCTCGTGGACGTCTGCACGCCCGGCGACACCCACGCCGAGATCGCGATCGCCGCGCTCGAGGCGGGCAAGCACGTGCTCTGCGAGAAGCCACTGGCCAACACGGTCGCCGAGGCCGAGGCGATGGCCGACGCCGCCGCCCGTGCCGCCGCCCGCGGCGTGCGGTCGATGGTCGGCTTCACCTACCGCCGGGTGCCCGCGATCGGCCTGGCGCGCGAGCTGGTCGCGCAGGGCCGGCTCGGCGAGATCCGGCACGTCCGCGCGCAGTACCTGCAGGACTGGATCGCCGACCCCCAGGCGCCGATGTCGTGGCGGCTGCAGAAGGAGCGGGCCGGGTCCGGCGCGCTCGGCGACATCGGCGCGCACATCGTCGACCTCACCCAGCACGTCACCGGGCAGCGGCTCACCGGGGTCAGCGCGCTGCTGGAGACCTTCGTCGAGGAGCGGCCGCTGCCGGCGGCCGAGGGGTCGCTGTCCGGCGTCGCCGGCCAGGGCACCGGCACGGTCACGGTGGACGACGCCGCGATCTTCCTCGGCCGGTTCGACGGCGGGGCGCTGGCCACCTTCGAGGCGACCCGCTTCGCGCTCGGCCGGAAGAACGCCATCCGGATCGAGGTCAACGGCTCGCGCGGCAGCCTGGCCTTCGACTTCGAGGACATGAACGTCCTGCAGTTCTTCGACGGCGACGAGCCGGCCGCCACCGCGGGCTTCCGGCGCATCCTCGTCACCGAGCCCGAGCACCCCTACGTCGGCGCCTGGTGGCCGGCCGGGCACGGCCTGGGCTACGAGCATGGCTTCACCCACCAGGTCGTCGACCTGGTCACCGCCATCGCCAAGGGCGAGGACCCCACGCCGTCCTTCGCCGACGGGCTGCAGGTGCAGCGGGTGCTCGACGCCGTCGAGCGCAGCGCCGCCGCGCGCTCCGTGTGGACCGAGATCTGA